The following proteins come from a genomic window of Proteiniphilum propionicum:
- a CDS encoding 4Fe-4S binding protein, whose amino-acid sequence MKLFSRHFKKNWFRHLLQWGVLFAIIITMTNVFSKTSSDPEAYCPFGGLQAFGSYLSSETLACSMTTVQVLMGLALGVGVILFGKLFCGYLCPVGLVSEYMFKFRKKTKIKGIEIANGTVVDKILRSVKYILLFIVFYMTLSTSELFCKNFDPYYAAATGFHGEITLWMAVASLVILFLGSFFIKLFWCKYVCPLGALSNLFKFTISFLSMIILYIILIQLGLNIPWLYLLITACLMGYILEVFMVKPKVFPLIKVNKDEGKCTDCGLCSKKCPYNLPVDKNKVVKEVDCTLCGECLSACPSDALTFNKKKYNRWLPAILTIVLFIIALIIGSKWEMPTINETWGDNIEDVKLKTFKMEGLSSVHCYGSSKAFSAKLRRVPGVYGVSTFVKTQTANILYDPTQTSEEEIMGATYTPVKFKIVNPELSDSLIKVITMYTEKMYDKLDPNYLGMQFRQYGNDKYFGIETKFSCPLTVHLYMDIDEPVDKEFLKNIVEKRQLIIRSADGQENIRDLNFEFVKIETETDTITRRDFLERHFNKYNSRYKENIKKFAGLDSASLVVPFPELDKPIYSRNIPYLSSYLSLNEGVLRLETFLDDNDTPSMKIVYIPSVISGEKLWENLCSDKWSVKMTSGEIKEIDARLDFKDKKQQTE is encoded by the coding sequence ATGAAACTATTTTCGAGACATTTCAAAAAAAATTGGTTCAGACATCTACTGCAATGGGGTGTATTATTTGCAATAATCATCACAATGACCAATGTTTTCTCTAAAACTTCTTCCGATCCGGAAGCGTATTGTCCTTTTGGCGGCCTTCAAGCTTTTGGATCTTACCTATCCAGCGAAACTTTAGCCTGCAGTATGACCACAGTTCAGGTTTTGATGGGCCTGGCACTTGGAGTGGGAGTAATTCTCTTTGGCAAGTTGTTCTGCGGTTACTTATGCCCTGTAGGATTGGTTTCGGAATATATGTTTAAGTTTCGAAAAAAGACAAAGATTAAAGGGATTGAAATTGCGAACGGAACCGTTGTAGATAAAATTCTCAGATCGGTAAAATACATACTCCTATTTATCGTTTTTTACATGACATTGAGTACATCTGAACTATTCTGTAAGAATTTCGATCCCTACTATGCAGCTGCTACCGGATTTCATGGGGAGATCACATTATGGATGGCAGTTGCTTCTTTAGTAATCCTGTTCTTAGGAAGTTTCTTCATTAAATTGTTCTGGTGTAAATATGTTTGTCCTTTGGGCGCATTAAGTAACCTGTTCAAGTTTACCATTTCGTTCTTATCCATGATAATCCTATATATAATTCTTATTCAGTTAGGATTAAATATTCCATGGTTATATCTTTTGATAACAGCCTGCCTTATGGGGTATATCCTTGAAGTTTTCATGGTAAAACCCAAAGTCTTCCCATTGATAAAGGTGAATAAGGATGAGGGAAAGTGTACTGACTGCGGACTTTGCTCCAAAAAATGCCCCTACAACCTCCCTGTTGACAAAAACAAAGTTGTAAAGGAAGTGGATTGTACTCTATGCGGCGAGTGTCTATCGGCTTGTCCTTCTGATGCACTTACATTCAACAAGAAGAAATATAACCGCTGGTTACCGGCCATATTAACAATAGTTCTATTTATCATTGCATTGATTATTGGTTCTAAGTGGGAAATGCCTACAATCAATGAAACATGGGGTGATAACATCGAAGATGTAAAGCTTAAAACATTCAAAATGGAAGGACTAAGCTCTGTACATTGTTACGGTAGTTCAAAAGCATTTTCCGCAAAGTTACGTCGTGTTCCCGGTGTTTATGGTGTATCTACTTTTGTTAAAACTCAAACTGCAAACATCCTCTACGATCCAACTCAAACAAGCGAAGAGGAGATCATGGGAGCAACATATACGCCTGTGAAGTTCAAGATTGTAAATCCCGAATTATCAGACAGTCTGATTAAAGTAATTACAATGTATACCGAAAAGATGTACGATAAATTAGATCCGAATTATCTCGGAATGCAGTTCAGACAATATGGAAATGATAAGTATTTTGGAATTGAGACCAAGTTTTCATGTCCGCTAACCGTACATCTGTATATGGATATTGACGAACCCGTTGATAAAGAGTTCCTAAAAAATATTGTAGAGAAAAGGCAGCTTATCATTCGTTCGGCCGATGGGCAAGAGAATATAAGAGATTTGAATTTTGAATTTGTGAAAATTGAAACGGAAACCGATACTATTACACGGAGAGATTTTCTGGAAAGGCATTTCAATAAATACAATTCACGTTATAAGGAGAATATTAAGAAATTTGCCGGATTAGACTCTGCATCATTGGTGGTACCCTTTCCTGAACTTGACAAACCAATCTATTCGAGAAATATTCCCTATTTATCTAGTTACCTCTCTTTAAACGAAGGAGTTTTGAGACTGGAGACATTTTTAGATGACAATGATACTCCTTCCATGAAAATAGTCTATATCCCTTCAGTAATTTCCGGAGAGAAATTATGGGAAAATCTTTGTTCGGATAAATGGAGTGTAAAAATGACAAGTGGAGAGATCAAAGAAATAGATGCAAGATTAGATTTCAAGGACAAGAAACAACAAACAGAATAA